A portion of the Myxococcota bacterium genome contains these proteins:
- a CDS encoding efflux RND transporter permease subunit, whose amino-acid sequence MSLSDLCIQRPVLTLMLTLSLVVFGVLGYLELGVDQMPNMEFPVVTVMAQLEGASPETMEEDVTEVLEENLNTIGGLRSLKSTTMAGATMITAEFELERDIDQAAQDVRDKVARARATLPRELEPPIIDKRSLTSSPIIWLPLNTDRSPVETTEYIKYTLKPVLETINGVASTEIFGKRERAIRIWIDGEALRARGLSVMDVVGALEREHVDVPGGSLQSHALEYALKTEAEFRSVAELRDLIVAEADGAPVRLSDVARVEDGAEDERFIARFNGAPGAGIGIMKQSRANTVEIANRTHDQVDLLRKDMPEGLSFPERDQVIDFSTSIRESVAETQFALVFGAFLATLTVLLFLRRVRPTLVIGTSIPLSLVAAFGAMWVFGLTINTMTLLALALAVGVVIDDAIIVLENIERRREAGESPREAASNGAREIAFAATAATLSIAIVFLPVIFVRGIVGSFLRDFGLTVAASVVFSLFVALTLIPMLAARLPAEAPHAHGGLYHRLELGFQRVERAYARVLDWALGHRRAVLLAAAASFVVALGFGSLLGSEFFPPSDEGRMFVMMETPPGTSLEGTTERVKEAEKWLLAQSELRGLFSGIGVSGPDGPGNVTNAVFVAILKPRAERARSAQELMVAARKALGEIPGIEVRVFDPVSMLSGGGRGELEFALRGNLPIEQLDQISDQIMRRLAAEKGFVDLSKSLRIGLPEVRVIPDREKCSALGVDARSLSQIVQAGIGGLDAAKFKEGGHRYDIRVRLDEQFRADPEAIGGLFVRTKDGGVAELRNLARIETGAAASIISRDQRQRSVTISANLEGVPVGEAISTVERVTKDLLPEGASLRFGGSAEQFLQSLRQFALAIGLAVLVIYMVLAAQFESLLHPLTVMLALPLAMVGAFGGLLFMHLFRLGMTINLFSVIGIILLMGLVTKNSILLVDFANELRRRGLDKVAAMRTAAPVRMRPVLMTAVSMMLGVLPAALGIGPGAETRAPMAVATGAGMLSSVLLTLVVVPVFYVVLDDTVERLRTRFRSLGSVPARPSDKESLAR is encoded by the coding sequence GTGAGTCTCTCCGACCTGTGCATCCAGCGCCCGGTGCTGACGCTCATGCTCACGCTGTCGCTGGTCGTGTTCGGCGTGCTCGGGTATCTCGAGCTCGGCGTGGACCAGATGCCGAACATGGAGTTCCCCGTGGTCACGGTGATGGCCCAGCTCGAGGGCGCGAGCCCCGAGACCATGGAGGAGGACGTCACCGAGGTGCTCGAGGAGAATCTGAACACGATCGGCGGCCTGCGCTCGCTCAAGTCCACCACCATGGCGGGCGCGACCATGATCACCGCCGAGTTCGAGCTCGAGCGCGACATCGACCAGGCGGCCCAGGACGTGCGCGACAAGGTTGCGCGTGCCCGCGCCACGCTGCCGCGCGAGCTCGAGCCGCCGATCATCGACAAGCGCAGCCTGACCTCGAGCCCGATCATCTGGCTGCCGCTCAACACCGACCGCTCGCCGGTCGAGACCACCGAGTACATCAAGTACACGCTGAAGCCCGTGCTCGAGACGATCAACGGCGTCGCCTCGACCGAGATCTTCGGCAAGCGCGAGCGCGCGATCCGCATCTGGATCGACGGCGAGGCGCTGCGCGCGCGCGGCCTGTCGGTGATGGACGTGGTGGGGGCGCTAGAGCGCGAGCACGTCGACGTGCCCGGCGGCAGTCTCCAGAGTCACGCGCTCGAGTACGCGCTGAAGACCGAGGCCGAGTTCCGCTCGGTGGCCGAGCTGCGCGACCTGATCGTGGCCGAGGCCGACGGCGCGCCCGTGCGGCTCTCCGACGTGGCGCGCGTGGAGGACGGCGCCGAGGACGAGCGCTTCATCGCGCGCTTCAACGGCGCGCCCGGTGCCGGCATCGGCATCATGAAGCAGTCGCGCGCGAACACGGTCGAGATCGCGAACCGCACCCACGACCAGGTCGACCTCTTGCGCAAGGACATGCCGGAGGGTCTCTCCTTCCCCGAGCGCGACCAGGTGATCGACTTCTCGACGTCGATCCGCGAGTCCGTGGCCGAGACCCAGTTCGCGCTGGTGTTCGGCGCCTTCCTGGCCACGCTCACGGTGCTCCTGTTCCTGCGCCGCGTGCGGCCGACGCTGGTGATCGGCACGTCGATCCCGCTGTCGCTGGTCGCGGCGTTCGGCGCCATGTGGGTGTTCGGGCTCACGATCAACACCATGACCCTGCTCGCGCTCGCGCTCGCGGTGGGCGTGGTGATCGACGACGCGATCATCGTGCTCGAGAACATCGAGCGCCGGCGCGAGGCCGGTGAGTCGCCGCGCGAGGCGGCCTCGAACGGCGCGCGCGAGATCGCGTTCGCCGCCACCGCCGCCACGCTCTCGATCGCGATCGTGTTCCTGCCCGTGATCTTCGTGCGCGGCATCGTCGGCAGCTTCCTGCGCGACTTCGGACTCACGGTCGCGGCCTCGGTGGTGTTCTCGCTGTTCGTCGCGCTGACCCTGATTCCCATGCTCGCGGCGCGGCTGCCCGCCGAGGCCCCGCACGCCCACGGCGGCCTGTACCACCGGCTCGAGCTCGGCTTCCAGCGCGTCGAGCGCGCCTACGCGCGCGTGCTCGACTGGGCGCTGGGTCACCGGCGCGCGGTCCTCCTGGCTGCGGCGGCTTCGTTCGTGGTCGCGCTCGGCTTCGGGTCGCTCCTGGGCAGTGAGTTCTTCCCGCCCAGCGACGAAGGCCGCATGTTCGTGATGATGGAGACTCCGCCGGGCACGTCGCTCGAGGGCACGACCGAGCGCGTGAAGGAGGCCGAGAAGTGGCTCCTGGCGCAGTCCGAGCTGCGTGGCCTGTTCTCGGGCATCGGTGTCTCGGGTCCCGACGGCCCCGGCAACGTGACCAACGCGGTGTTCGTGGCGATCCTGAAGCCGCGCGCCGAGCGCGCGCGCAGCGCGCAGGAGCTGATGGTCGCCGCGCGCAAGGCGCTGGGCGAGATCCCCGGCATCGAGGTGCGCGTGTTCGACCCGGTCTCGATGCTCTCCGGCGGCGGCCGGGGCGAGCTCGAGTTCGCGCTGCGCGGCAATCTGCCGATCGAGCAGCTCGACCAGATCTCCGACCAGATCATGCGCCGGCTGGCCGCCGAGAAGGGCTTCGTCGACCTGTCGAAGTCACTGCGCATCGGCCTGCCCGAGGTGCGCGTGATTCCCGACCGCGAGAAGTGCAGCGCGCTGGGTGTCGACGCGCGCAGTCTCTCGCAGATCGTGCAGGCGGGCATCGGCGGGCTCGACGCCGCGAAGTTCAAGGAAGGCGGTCACCGCTACGACATCCGCGTGCGGCTCGACGAGCAGTTCCGCGCCGACCCCGAGGCGATCGGCGGGCTGTTCGTGCGCACCAAGGACGGCGGCGTGGCCGAGCTGCGCAACCTGGCGCGCATCGAGACCGGCGCCGCCGCGTCGATCATCAGCCGCGACCAGCGCCAGCGCTCGGTCACGATCTCGGCCAACCTGGAAGGCGTGCCGGTGGGCGAGGCGATCTCGACCGTCGAGCGAGTCACCAAGGACCTCCTGCCCGAGGGCGCGAGCCTGCGCTTCGGCGGCAGCGCCGAGCAGTTCTTGCAGAGCCTGCGCCAGTTCGCGCTGGCGATCGGGCTCGCGGTGCTGGTGATCTACATGGTGCTCGCGGCGCAGTTCGAGAGTCTCCTGCATCCGCTCACCGTCATGCTGGCCCTGCCGCTCGCCATGGTCGGCGCGTTCGGGGGTCTCCTGTTCATGCACCTCTTCCGGCTGGGCATGACCATCAACCTGTTCAGCGTGATCGGCATCATCCTGCTGATGGGGCTGGTCACGAAGAACTCGATCCTTCTGGTCGACTTCGCGAACGAGCTGCGCAGACGCGGGCTCGACAAGGTCGCGGCCATGCGCACCGCCGCGCCCGTGCGCATGCGGCCGGTGCTGATGACCGCAGTGTCGATGATGCTCGGCGTGCTGCCCGCCGCGCTCGGCATCGGACCGGGCGCGGAGACTCGCGCGCCGATGGCCGTGGCGACGGGCGCCGGCATGCTGTCGTCGGTGCTGCTGACTCTGGTCGTGGTGCCGGTGTTCTACGTAGTGCTCGACGACACCGTCGAGCGCCTGCGCACACGCTTCCGGAGTCTGGGCAGCGTGCCCGCGCGACCATCGGACAAGGAGTCGCTGGCGCGCTAG
- a CDS encoding Gfo/Idh/MocA family oxidoreductase, translated as MKSLAVALIGAGNRGRYVFGRFAARHPERMRVVALAEPRADRRAATAAEHGLGRGQVFETWRQLFAAGLPLDAAIIATGDTEHVEPALEAFARGLHVLLEKPIALDAADCVRVVEAAERAGRILQIGHVLRHMEFYARVHQIVASGRLGKLQVMDLREHVSYWHMAHSYVRGKFRSRELAAPFLLAKSCHDLDLMAWLAGRPAAQVSSFGGLGAYVPEQAPAGAPARCSAACPVQATCPWDAERFYLGPEDDVARHWPWTDLSADPAREARRRALAQSDYGRCVYRCDNDVVDHQTVSVAFEGGLLATLGVHGLATEERRTLRISGSHGELRGVLQTGLLEVTRHGDTQLETLRLPASVGHASGDRNLLTHFCDAVASGAGAEARAAGRTALESHLLGFAAERARHEGRVVDMAAYREEVTRAAGS; from the coding sequence ATGAAGTCACTCGCCGTCGCGCTGATCGGCGCGGGCAACCGGGGCCGGTACGTGTTCGGGCGCTTCGCGGCGCGCCATCCGGAACGCATGCGCGTCGTGGCGCTGGCCGAGCCGCGCGCCGACCGGCGCGCGGCTACCGCGGCCGAGCACGGGCTGGGCCGGGGCCAGGTGTTCGAAACCTGGCGGCAGCTGTTCGCCGCCGGGCTGCCGCTCGACGCCGCGATCATCGCCACGGGAGACACCGAGCACGTCGAGCCCGCGCTCGAGGCCTTCGCGCGCGGCCTGCACGTGCTGCTCGAGAAGCCGATCGCCCTCGATGCCGCCGACTGTGTGCGCGTGGTCGAGGCCGCCGAGCGCGCCGGCCGCATCCTGCAGATCGGGCACGTGCTGCGGCACATGGAGTTCTACGCGCGCGTGCACCAGATCGTCGCGAGCGGGCGCCTGGGCAAGCTGCAGGTCATGGACCTGCGCGAGCACGTGTCGTACTGGCACATGGCGCACTCCTACGTGCGCGGGAAGTTCCGCAGCCGCGAGCTGGCCGCGCCGTTCCTGCTGGCCAAGAGCTGTCACGACCTCGACCTCATGGCCTGGCTCGCGGGCCGGCCCGCGGCGCAAGTCAGTTCGTTCGGCGGCCTGGGCGCCTACGTGCCCGAGCAGGCGCCGGCAGGCGCGCCCGCGCGCTGCAGCGCCGCGTGCCCCGTGCAGGCGACCTGTCCGTGGGACGCCGAGCGCTTCTATCTCGGGCCCGAGGACGACGTCGCGCGCCACTGGCCCTGGACGGATCTCTCGGCCGATCCCGCGCGCGAGGCACGCCGGCGCGCGCTCGCGCAGAGTGACTACGGCCGCTGCGTCTACCGCTGCGACAACGACGTGGTCGACCACCAGACGGTCTCGGTCGCGTTCGAGGGCGGACTGCTGGCCACGCTGGGCGTGCACGGCTTGGCGACCGAGGAGCGCCGCACGCTGCGCATCTCGGGCAGTCACGGCGAGCTCCGCGGGGTCTTGCAGACCGGACTGCTCGAGGTCACACGGCACGGCGACACGCAGCTCGAGACGCTGCGCCTGCCCGCTTCGGTCGGCCACGCCTCGGGCGACCGCAACCTGCTGACTCACTTTTGCGACGCGGTCGCGTCCGGCGCGGGCGCCGAGGCGCGCGCGGCGGGCCGCACCGCGCTCGAGAGTCACCTGCTGGGCTTCGCCGCCGAGCGCGCGCGCCACGAGGGGCGCGTGGTCGACATGGCCGCGTACCGCGAAGAGGTGACCCGCGCCGCGGGCAGCTAG
- a CDS encoding methyltransferase domain-containing protein — translation MNPHEQLEVLRRADGALALRRVLERIVRPGMRVLDAGCGPGVVALWAARAGASVVAVDIGQTQLARRLAEANRVADHIRWVRGDLARLQRDDLGMPFDLIVAPRCDGDPRRDEPTLRLTAQVLDRFLAPSGRVIPDRVVTRASPLEWAEQDLPTRLRQQRADIEALRGRYGLAFEPLLEDLGRQPDLAWQPRRGRDGRLERAAARLLGRPADVHRLDVSRSFDPLPKTFTLHLGSPGTLTAVLFSQSLAFGDDVFAEQESLGWVAEPVRVEPGERVALALDDAWRSTGALALALHEVRAR, via the coding sequence ATGAACCCGCACGAGCAGCTCGAGGTCCTGCGGCGCGCCGACGGTGCGCTCGCGCTGCGCAGGGTGCTCGAGCGCATCGTGCGCCCCGGCATGCGCGTGCTCGACGCGGGCTGCGGCCCCGGAGTGGTGGCCCTGTGGGCGGCGCGCGCGGGCGCGAGCGTGGTGGCCGTGGACATCGGCCAGACGCAGCTCGCGCGCCGGCTGGCGGAGGCCAACCGCGTCGCCGACCACATCCGCTGGGTGCGCGGCGACCTGGCGCGCCTGCAGCGCGACGACCTGGGCATGCCCTTCGACCTGATCGTGGCGCCGCGCTGCGACGGTGACCCGCGGCGCGACGAGCCGACCCTGCGACTCACCGCGCAGGTCCTGGACCGCTTCCTCGCGCCGAGCGGGCGCGTGATTCCCGATCGGGTCGTGACCCGCGCCAGCCCCCTCGAGTGGGCCGAGCAGGACCTCCCGACGCGGCTGCGCCAGCAGCGCGCCGACATCGAGGCGCTGCGCGGCCGCTACGGGCTGGCCTTCGAGCCCTTGCTCGAGGACCTGGGCCGCCAGCCCGACCTGGCCTGGCAGCCGCGGCGCGGCCGCGACGGCCGGCTCGAGCGCGCCGCCGCCCGGCTCCTGGGCCGGCCCGCCGACGTGCACCGGCTCGACGTGTCGCGCAGCTTCGACCCGCTGCCCAAGACCTTCACGCTGCACCTGGGCTCGCCCGGCACGCTCACGGCGGTGCTGTTCAGCCAGTCACTCGCCTTCGGCGACGACGTGTTCGCCGAGCAGGAGTCACTGGGCTGGGTGGCGGAGCCGGTGCGCGTGGAGCCCGGCGAGCGGGTGGCGCTCGCGCTCGACGACGCCTGGCGCTCGACCGGGGCGCTCGCGCTCGCGCTGCACGAGGTGCGCGCGCGCTAG
- a CDS encoding alpha/beta fold hydrolase — protein MARARSNGIELEYEVAGNPADPPVLLVMGLGAQLIVWEDEFVLGLARRGHFVVRYDNRDVGLSTHFDGVVAPPLPEILARRAAGQPIGAPYTLSDMAADAVGLLDHLEIPAAHVVGASMGGMIAQTLAIEHARRVRSLTSIMSTTGNPSLPPAKPEAMARLSLPAPADRSAFIAQSVESQKVMAGSGFPFDEERARRLAERGYERAFYPQGFARQIAAIMASGSRRDALESVRTPTLVVHGLEDPLVPHEGALDTHEAVPGSELLLIDGMGHSLPRGVWPTLIDAIQKHVARAT, from the coding sequence ATGGCGCGCGCACGAAGCAACGGAATCGAGCTCGAGTACGAAGTCGCCGGCAACCCCGCGGACCCGCCGGTCCTCCTGGTCATGGGGCTCGGGGCACAGCTCATCGTCTGGGAAGACGAGTTCGTGCTGGGACTGGCGCGGCGCGGTCACTTCGTGGTGCGCTACGACAACCGCGACGTCGGCCTGTCGACTCACTTCGACGGCGTGGTGGCGCCGCCGCTGCCCGAGATCCTGGCGCGCCGCGCCGCGGGCCAGCCGATCGGCGCCCCCTACACGCTGTCGGACATGGCAGCCGACGCCGTCGGGCTGCTCGACCACCTGGAGATCCCGGCCGCGCACGTGGTCGGCGCGTCGATGGGCGGCATGATCGCGCAGACGCTCGCGATCGAGCACGCGCGCCGCGTGCGCTCGCTGACCTCGATCATGTCGACCACGGGGAACCCATCGCTGCCGCCGGCCAAGCCCGAGGCGATGGCGCGGCTCTCTCTGCCGGCGCCGGCCGACCGCAGCGCGTTCATCGCGCAGTCGGTCGAGTCGCAGAAGGTCATGGCGGGCTCCGGCTTCCCGTTCGACGAGGAGCGCGCGCGCCGGCTGGCCGAGCGCGGCTACGAGCGCGCGTTCTACCCGCAGGGCTTCGCGCGCCAGATCGCCGCGATCATGGCGTCGGGCAGCCGCCGCGACGCGCTCGAGAGCGTGCGCACTCCGACGCTCGTCGTGCACGGGCTCGAGGACCCGCTCGTGCCGCACGAGGGCGCGCTCGACACGCACGAGGCCGTTCCGGGCAGTGAGCTGCTCTTGATCGACGGCATGGGTCACTCACTGCCGCGCGGCGTGTGGCCGACGCTGATCGACGCCATCCAGAAGCACGTCGCGCGCGCGACATGA
- a CDS encoding efflux RND transporter periplasmic adaptor subunit → MSRARVAFALSAGLALAACGRRDASEAAPPRSVVLAPVTVRDVEERVAATGQILAKQRADVAAQVAGEVTAIRVDEGQTVGEREVVIEIDPDRHALDLDRARARLSEAGSGLLEAQRASERVRALAQKHVASKAQLESSDAALAAARSRVQALQADLSAAENALADSRVAARFAGVIGRRFVSRGEFVQPGQKLFELVSLDPVEVEFSLPESDAARLRLGLPLDVSVAPYPGQLFHGEVTMISPVIDERTRTLRVKAGLANPDGRLRPGLFARADLGIAERPGVLLVPEEAVLQRADGQVVFRAVDAGTRAQRRKVELGPIKDGMVEIRAGLEPGDTVIVRGHSALVEGAAIAARNPDGSAVLPASEVTRP, encoded by the coding sequence ATGAGCCGCGCGCGCGTCGCCTTCGCGCTCAGCGCCGGGCTGGCGCTGGCGGCCTGCGGGCGCCGCGACGCGAGCGAGGCTGCTCCGCCGCGCAGCGTGGTGCTGGCGCCGGTCACCGTGCGCGACGTCGAGGAGCGCGTGGCGGCCACCGGGCAGATCCTGGCCAAGCAGCGCGCCGACGTCGCGGCCCAGGTGGCGGGCGAAGTCACCGCGATCCGGGTCGACGAGGGCCAGACCGTGGGCGAGCGCGAGGTCGTGATCGAGATCGACCCGGACCGGCACGCGCTCGACCTCGACCGGGCGCGCGCGCGTCTGTCCGAGGCGGGCTCGGGGCTGCTCGAGGCGCAGCGCGCGAGTGAGCGCGTGCGCGCGCTGGCGCAGAAACACGTGGCGTCGAAGGCGCAGCTCGAGTCGTCCGATGCGGCGCTCGCCGCCGCACGCTCGCGCGTGCAGGCCTTGCAGGCCGACCTGTCGGCCGCCGAGAACGCGCTCGCCGACTCGCGCGTGGCCGCGCGCTTCGCCGGCGTGATCGGGCGGCGCTTCGTCTCGCGCGGCGAGTTCGTGCAGCCCGGCCAGAAGCTGTTCGAGCTCGTGTCACTCGACCCGGTCGAGGTCGAGTTCAGCTTGCCCGAGTCGGATGCCGCGCGCCTGCGCCTGGGGCTGCCGCTCGACGTGTCGGTGGCGCCCTACCCCGGCCAGCTCTTCCACGGCGAAGTCACGATGATCTCGCCGGTGATCGACGAGCGCACGCGCACGCTGCGCGTGAAGGCCGGGCTCGCGAACCCGGACGGCCGGCTGCGGCCGGGGCTGTTCGCGCGCGCCGACCTGGGCATCGCAGAGCGCCCCGGCGTGCTGCTCGTGCCCGAGGAGGCCGTGCTGCAGCGCGCCGACGGCCAGGTCGTGTTCCGCGCCGTCGACGCGGGCACGCGCGCACAGCGCCGCAAGGTCGAGCTCGGGCCGATCAAGGACGGCATGGTCGAGATCCGCGCCGGCCTCGAGCCCGGCGACACGGTGATCGTGCGCGGTCACTCGGCGCTGGTGGAAGGCGCCGCGATCGCAGCGCGCAACCCCGACGGCTCGGCCGTGCTCCCGGCTTCCGAAGTGACCCGGCCGTGA
- a CDS encoding MFS transporter codes for MPLRGYRLERLFEMLFGASFALTEGAFVGVVADKLFHVHPAVIALVTAAPMFGNLSSSFWARLAHGRRRVPWTTGLLSAFAACVAAVALIPENAIGAAALVALQVAARLVLGGIISLRSIVWSLNYPREARGRMLARLQIVSVLSLAGASWVGAQVLNADPHSFRIVYAAGAALGAAGVFVFSRVPLLGESDHLAQEQAAAESGAHAEGMWALLRADPLYASFLGWQMLSGISNMMVEAPVIYLVSHEMGASYAESISVTTVIPLLLSIATTPFWAVYLDRVHVSAFRAAHAWSFSLSQLLLWAGAATHSLGVLLVARMVLGAARAGGGLAWNLGHNDFAPPDRVGLYMGAHVTLTGLRGAVAPFLGMALYLGWAASTLPVLGVTLPGWDGLGDGLMPLAALMSGVSALGFRRLQKRIEALQAQASGSDPSSRGV; via the coding sequence GTGCCGCTGCGCGGCTATCGCCTCGAGCGACTGTTCGAGATGCTGTTCGGCGCCAGCTTCGCGCTCACCGAGGGCGCGTTCGTGGGCGTCGTCGCCGACAAGCTCTTCCACGTGCACCCCGCGGTGATCGCGCTGGTCACTGCCGCGCCCATGTTCGGCAATCTCTCGAGCTCGTTCTGGGCGCGGCTCGCGCACGGCCGGCGGCGCGTACCGTGGACCACCGGGCTGCTCTCGGCCTTCGCGGCGTGCGTCGCCGCAGTGGCGCTGATTCCCGAGAACGCGATCGGCGCGGCAGCGCTGGTCGCTCTGCAGGTCGCGGCGCGGCTGGTCCTGGGCGGGATCATCAGCCTGCGCAGCATCGTGTGGAGCTTGAACTATCCGCGCGAAGCCCGCGGAAGAATGCTGGCCCGGCTGCAGATCGTGAGCGTGCTCTCGCTCGCGGGCGCGTCCTGGGTGGGCGCGCAGGTCCTGAACGCCGACCCGCACAGCTTCCGCATCGTGTACGCGGCCGGCGCGGCGCTGGGCGCCGCCGGGGTGTTCGTGTTCTCGCGCGTGCCGCTTCTGGGCGAGAGCGACCACCTCGCGCAGGAGCAGGCTGCGGCCGAGAGCGGCGCGCACGCGGAGGGCATGTGGGCGTTGCTGCGCGCCGACCCGCTCTACGCGAGCTTCCTCGGCTGGCAGATGCTCTCGGGCATCTCGAACATGATGGTCGAGGCGCCGGTCATCTACCTGGTCTCGCACGAGATGGGCGCGAGCTACGCCGAGTCGATCTCGGTCACCACCGTGATCCCGCTCTTGCTCTCGATCGCCACGACGCCGTTCTGGGCGGTGTATCTCGACCGGGTGCACGTGTCCGCCTTCCGCGCCGCGCATGCCTGGAGCTTCTCGCTCTCGCAGCTGCTGCTCTGGGCCGGCGCGGCGACTCACTCGCTGGGCGTGCTCCTGGTCGCGCGCATGGTGCTGGGGGCGGCGCGCGCCGGCGGCGGTCTGGCCTGGAACCTGGGCCACAACGACTTCGCGCCGCCGGATCGGGTCGGCCTCTACATGGGCGCGCACGTGACGCTCACCGGGCTGCGCGGCGCGGTCGCGCCGTTCCTCGGCATGGCGCTCTACCTCGGCTGGGCTGCCTCTACGCTGCCGGTCCTCGGAGTCACCCTGCCCGGCTGGGACGGCCTGGGCGACGGACTCATGCCCCTGGCCGCGCTCATGTCGGGTGTCTCGGCGCTGGGCTTCCGGCGCCTGCAGAAACGCATCGAAGCGCTTCAGGCGCAGGCGTCCGGGTCCGATCCAAGCTCGCGTGGGGTGTGA